In Clostridium thermosuccinogenes, the genomic stretch ATAACAGTACTTACGCAAAACAAAATGATCCTTGAAAAATAAAGATTTCACGCACTTAATTTGTCCCAAATGGTTGTTGCGAGAGGATTTGAGACAGTATTTACCTCTTTACCTGTCCGGTCTTTGGATGTTACATTAATAATGTACACAATACCGTTGACTTTAACCTGGACAATGTCCTGCAGGAAGCTGATGGTTTCACCCATGGTATTCAAATTATTCTGTATCTGCAAAATCTGCACGAATACAGAAGTTATGAACACCAAGGAGAAGTGACCCTCAAGTTTTCTAATAGACCGGACTTGAACTTTTTCAAAGTTCAGAAACTGCTTGATGTCTCTGAAGAATACTTCAATGTCCCAACGGCAAAGGTATTTCTTGAGGATGTCTTGAGCAGCTACACCGGGCAAGTCAGTAATGATAAATCTGGTGTTTTGGATAGATGCGTTATAGCCGTTTTTGACTATTGCCATCATGGTGTTACCCACACCAGGTAAGATTACCGATAAAGCCTTGATGTAGAAGCCTGTACCGGGGTAGTACCTGTACTGTTTCTTGCTAAACAGCAGGCTTATGGTCTTAACGTTAAAGTTAACCCTGTTGTTGTACAGCACTTTGCGGTTATTCTTTATCATGCAGACATAGTGGTAACCGCACTCTGAGAGCTTTTGCAGGAGCTCTTTACAGGAATACCAGGTGTCGAATGTGACGTATTCGGCAGCCA encodes the following:
- a CDS encoding transposase; this translates as MRSTKNCISDITVAKHGIHDIITELVRKFNLDKFLFPEKYTLVFVAACMGIILFNNPTATYIAQKLYWVSHDAITRLLPLLSINNTNIMILFIQAIQSQTAGLGYLIIDDVIIRKPFGKSIFPTSYVYDHTNNRYVWGMHIVVLLWSNGWIKIPVAFRIWKPEEKCEEYHTKVELAIRMISFAHKFGLAAEYVTFDTWYSCKELLQKLSECGYHYVCMIKNNRKVLYNNRVNFNVKTISLLFSKKQYRYYPGTGFYIKALSVILPGVGNTMMAIVKNGYNASIQNTRFIITDLPGVAAQDILKKYLCRWDIEVFFRDIKQFLNFEKVQVRSIRKLEGHFSLVFITSVFVQILQIQNNLNTMGETISFLQDIVQVKVNGIVYIINVTSKDRTGKEVNTVSNPLATTIWDKLSA